A genomic region of Cystobacter fuscus DSM 2262 contains the following coding sequences:
- a CDS encoding lysophospholipid acyltransferase family protein, which translates to MLRNLLCIVVTVVATALFFPLTVVVALVTLNPGATVWVARRLWSPVLIATGGARVVVTGQENVDPKRPTIYVSNHQSTLDIPIHFVAVPVNFRFVAKHQLKYVPLIGWYLWLAGHVFINRGRRDKAIASLDEAARKIRAGTSVFLYPEGTRSDDGRVLPFKKGPFALALRARVPVVPITIEGSGTVMPKNSWNIQPGPVYVKIGKPIDTTRFADHDREGLARAVRDVIIAQSLELGGKGGDTKAAVADAGVEGEPLSRRSAS; encoded by the coding sequence ATGCTCCGCAACCTGTTGTGCATAGTGGTCACGGTGGTGGCCACCGCCCTGTTCTTTCCCCTGACGGTGGTGGTGGCCCTGGTCACCCTCAATCCTGGCGCCACGGTGTGGGTGGCGCGCCGGCTGTGGTCGCCGGTGCTCATCGCGACGGGCGGGGCCCGGGTGGTGGTGACCGGCCAGGAGAACGTGGACCCCAAGCGCCCCACCATCTACGTCTCCAACCACCAGTCCACCCTGGACATCCCCATCCACTTCGTGGCGGTGCCGGTGAACTTCCGCTTCGTGGCCAAGCACCAGCTCAAGTACGTGCCGCTCATCGGCTGGTACCTGTGGCTGGCAGGCCATGTCTTCATCAACCGGGGCCGGCGCGACAAGGCCATCGCCTCGCTGGATGAGGCGGCGCGGAAGATCCGCGCGGGCACGAGCGTGTTCCTCTACCCGGAGGGCACGCGCTCGGATGATGGCCGCGTGCTGCCCTTCAAGAAGGGACCGTTCGCCCTGGCGCTCCGGGCCCGGGTGCCCGTGGTGCCCATCACCATCGAGGGCTCGGGCACGGTGATGCCGAAGAACTCCTGGAACATCCAGCCGGGCCCCGTGTACGTGAAGATTGGCAAGCCCATCGACACCACGCGCTTCGCCGACCACGACCGCGAGGGACTGGCCCGGGCCGTGCGCGACGTCATCATCGCGCAGAGCCTCGAGCTGGGTGGCAAGGGGGGCGACACCAAGGCCGCCGTGGCCGACGCGGGTGTCGAGGGCGAGCCCCTGTCGCGTCGCAGTGCCTCCTAG
- a CDS encoding DNA-directed RNA polymerase subunit alpha, whose protein sequence is MADTFIAKNWRDLIKPRRLEVDQDSLTPTYGKFVAEPLERGFGTTLGNSLRRVLLSSLQGAAVTTVKIENVDHEFTTIPEVAEDVTDVVLNLKEVLLRMHTNEQKTLRIEAEGPKEVKAGDIIADQDVEILNPGHHICTISEGGKVRMELTCRRGRGYVPASVNKVAGSPIGTIPIDSLFSPIRKVNYQVTNARVGQVTDYDKLTLEVWTDGSVTPQDAVAYAAKIIKEQLTVFVNFDETEEPVAIEAPKEEAKLNENLFRSVDELELSVRSANCLQQANIKTIGDLVQRTEAEMLKTKNFGRKSLKEIKEILAEMGLSLGMKLENWPPKTPPAAPPPSPAAATAPKA, encoded by the coding sequence ATGGCTGATACTTTCATCGCGAAGAACTGGCGGGACCTCATCAAGCCGCGTCGGCTCGAGGTCGATCAGGATTCGCTCACCCCCACCTACGGCAAGTTCGTCGCCGAGCCGCTGGAGCGGGGTTTTGGCACCACGCTGGGCAACTCCCTGCGCCGCGTGCTGCTGTCGAGCCTCCAGGGCGCGGCCGTCACCACGGTGAAGATCGAGAACGTGGACCACGAGTTCACCACCATCCCCGAGGTGGCCGAGGACGTCACGGACGTCGTGTTGAATCTGAAGGAGGTCCTCCTCCGGATGCACACGAACGAGCAGAAGACGCTGCGCATCGAGGCGGAGGGTCCCAAGGAGGTCAAGGCCGGTGACATCATCGCCGACCAGGACGTGGAGATCCTCAACCCGGGTCACCACATCTGCACCATCTCCGAGGGCGGCAAGGTCCGCATGGAGCTCACGTGCCGCCGCGGCCGTGGCTACGTGCCCGCCTCCGTGAACAAGGTGGCTGGCTCGCCCATCGGCACCATCCCCATCGACTCGCTCTTCTCGCCCATCCGCAAGGTGAACTACCAGGTCACCAACGCGCGCGTCGGTCAGGTCACCGACTACGACAAGCTCACCCTCGAGGTGTGGACGGACGGCTCCGTCACGCCCCAGGACGCCGTCGCCTACGCGGCGAAGATCATCAAGGAGCAGCTCACGGTGTTCGTCAACTTCGACGAGACCGAGGAGCCCGTGGCCATCGAGGCCCCCAAGGAGGAGGCCAAGCTCAACGAGAACCTCTTCCGCTCCGTGGACGAGCTGGAGCTCTCGGTGCGCTCGGCCAACTGCCTGCAGCAGGCCAACATCAAGACCATCGGCGACCTGGTGCAGCGCACCGAGGCCGAGATGCTCAAGACCAAGAACTTCGGCCGCAAGTCCTTGAAGGAAATCAAGGAGATCCTCGCGGAGATGGGCTTGTCGCTCGGCATGAAGCTGGAGAACTGGCCGCCGAAGACCCCGCCCGCCGCGCCTCCTCCGAGCCCCGCCGCGGCCACCGCGCCCAAGGCCTAG
- a CDS encoding pseudouridine-5'-phosphate glycosidase, protein MHLRYSEEVRRAREQGVPLVAQETSVVAQGLPYPDNLGAARACEEAVRRAGAVPAPIAVVDGEVWVGLEESHMRRLAEGKERLLKLASRDLAVAIAQKATGGTTVSATCEVAAAAGIRVFATGGIGGVHRGVAEQMDISQDLWALARFPVAVVCAGAKSVLDLPKTLEALETVAVPVLGVGTDELPSFYSRSSGLPLEHRVEDAVGAAAICRARFETLGQGGLLFTVPPPEETALPRAEVELHIASALAEADRQGIRGKAVTPFLLSEMARRTSGKTLRANLALLTNNARFAGQLAVAYAQGAAGR, encoded by the coding sequence ATGCACTTGCGTTACTCCGAAGAGGTCCGGCGCGCCCGGGAGCAGGGCGTGCCGTTGGTGGCACAGGAGACGAGCGTGGTGGCCCAGGGGCTGCCCTATCCGGACAACCTCGGGGCGGCCCGGGCGTGCGAGGAAGCCGTGCGCCGCGCGGGTGCCGTGCCCGCTCCCATCGCCGTGGTGGACGGGGAGGTGTGGGTGGGGCTGGAGGAGTCGCACATGCGCCGGCTCGCCGAGGGCAAGGAGCGCCTGCTCAAGCTCGCCTCGCGGGACCTGGCGGTGGCCATCGCCCAGAAGGCCACGGGAGGCACCACCGTGAGCGCCACGTGCGAGGTGGCCGCCGCCGCGGGCATCCGCGTCTTCGCCACCGGAGGCATTGGCGGCGTGCACCGCGGCGTCGCCGAGCAGATGGACATCTCCCAGGATCTCTGGGCGCTGGCGCGCTTCCCCGTGGCGGTGGTGTGCGCCGGGGCCAAGTCCGTGCTGGATCTGCCCAAGACGCTCGAGGCGCTGGAGACCGTCGCCGTGCCCGTGCTCGGGGTGGGCACCGATGAGCTGCCGTCCTTCTACAGCCGCTCGTCCGGGCTGCCCCTGGAGCACCGCGTGGAGGATGCCGTCGGCGCGGCGGCGATCTGCCGCGCCCGCTTCGAGACGCTGGGGCAGGGGGGCCTGCTCTTCACCGTGCCTCCGCCCGAGGAGACGGCGCTGCCGCGCGCGGAGGTGGAGCTGCACATCGCCTCGGCGCTGGCGGAGGCCGATCGGCAGGGCATCCGCGGCAAGGCGGTGACGCCCTTCCTGCTCTCGGAGATGGCCCGGCGCACGAGCGGCAAGACGCTGCGCGCCAACCTCGCCCTGCTCACCAACAACGCCCGCTTCGCCGGACAGCTCGCGGTGGCGTACGCCCAGGGCGCGGCGGGGCGCTGA
- a CDS encoding prealbumin-like fold domain-containing protein: protein MSRQFIDTRRAWRLRGRVQNYQIVRNLGLAEQPEELVSASLLVAELDRWLSSTFTQRTLHELYEAVTGTPPVREPTLKDPRAAGRIKSRLAEAFLRGELLALPAGPARLKQWPIPVAPTGSGPPLAVPLLEQVPPGPAPREKQKEEEKKPTAWVEFELMDSEGEPLAGVGYKLTLPDGSTREGKVDAQGRVRVEGIEPGECVVTFPELDA from the coding sequence GTGTCACGACAATTCATCGATACCCGGCGGGCCTGGCGTCTGCGCGGCCGCGTGCAGAACTACCAGATCGTGAGGAACCTCGGCCTGGCCGAGCAGCCCGAGGAGCTCGTGTCGGCCAGCCTCCTGGTGGCCGAGCTGGACCGGTGGCTGTCCTCCACGTTCACCCAGCGCACGCTTCACGAATTGTACGAGGCCGTCACGGGCACCCCCCCGGTGAGGGAGCCGACGCTGAAGGATCCGCGGGCGGCCGGACGCATCAAGAGCCGCCTGGCCGAGGCCTTCCTCCGGGGAGAGCTGCTCGCGCTGCCCGCGGGGCCGGCGCGCCTCAAGCAATGGCCCATTCCCGTGGCGCCGACGGGCTCGGGTCCCCCGCTCGCCGTTCCCCTGCTCGAGCAGGTGCCACCGGGCCCCGCTCCGCGCGAGAAGCAAAAGGAAGAGGAGAAGAAGCCCACGGCGTGGGTGGAGTTCGAGCTGATGGACTCGGAGGGCGAGCCGCTCGCGGGCGTGGGCTACAAACTCACCCTGCCGGATGGTTCGACGCGCGAGGGCAAGGTGGACGCCCAGGGACGGGTCCGCGTGGAGGGCATCGAGCCGGGAGAGTGCGTGGTCACCTTCCCGGAGCTGGACGCGTGA
- a CDS encoding DUF2314 domain-containing protein: protein MKEVYLVAIESAVPVTPELLLTSFESEEMAFVLAADGQGFTLEAEETRVEVVFESRPTPREWTNDLFSGSEPALEALGRARAFYRLAFETGSAQPTVPVFVALMCARVLLTHTTGVLVDITSSKVHEADDVAEITELDFDIRDHVNLHAVEVIEGETPLWVHSHGMAKFGARDLEIFHLGEQDLLPAEAFLHELCTDLAFGQGPPLRTQMGTSEGQPFMLVPSDEARTNLLGVPLDAFEGHEGLYLTVVSPQGRHNTAELLRPFRERFLQEPTERTESMHEESQSLLPAFKARFLRRGLMEPLTFLVRAPFETHPEAGDATEQLWLEVLSWDDATIVGRLVDGAVHTTEWRKGAHVEVPEADVNALALSRESRTLEDEEVRALLQAERPS from the coding sequence GTGAAGGAGGTCTACCTCGTCGCCATCGAGAGCGCCGTACCGGTGACTCCCGAGCTCCTACTCACCTCCTTCGAGTCCGAGGAGATGGCGTTCGTGCTCGCTGCCGACGGGCAGGGCTTCACGCTCGAGGCCGAGGAGACCCGGGTGGAGGTCGTCTTCGAGTCGCGGCCCACCCCCCGGGAGTGGACGAACGATTTGTTTTCCGGCAGCGAGCCCGCCCTGGAGGCACTCGGCCGGGCCCGGGCCTTCTACCGTCTGGCCTTCGAGACGGGCTCCGCCCAGCCCACCGTGCCCGTCTTCGTGGCCCTCATGTGCGCCCGCGTCCTGCTCACCCACACCACCGGTGTGCTGGTGGACATCACCTCGTCCAAGGTCCACGAGGCCGATGACGTGGCGGAGATCACCGAGCTGGACTTCGACATCCGCGACCACGTCAACCTCCACGCCGTGGAGGTCATCGAGGGGGAGACGCCCCTGTGGGTGCACTCGCACGGCATGGCGAAGTTCGGCGCGAGGGATCTGGAGATCTTCCACCTGGGCGAGCAGGACCTCTTGCCCGCCGAGGCCTTCCTCCACGAGCTGTGCACGGATCTGGCCTTCGGGCAGGGGCCGCCGCTGCGCACTCAGATGGGCACGAGCGAGGGCCAGCCCTTCATGCTGGTGCCCTCGGACGAGGCGCGCACCAACCTGCTCGGCGTGCCGCTGGACGCCTTCGAGGGCCACGAGGGCCTCTACCTCACCGTGGTGTCACCCCAGGGCCGGCACAACACGGCGGAGCTGTTGCGCCCCTTCCGCGAGCGCTTCCTCCAGGAGCCCACCGAGCGCACCGAGTCCATGCACGAGGAGTCCCAGTCGCTCCTGCCCGCCTTCAAGGCGCGCTTCCTGCGCCGCGGTCTCATGGAGCCGCTCACCTTCCTGGTGCGCGCCCCCTTCGAGACGCACCCGGAGGCCGGCGATGCGACGGAGCAGCTCTGGCTGGAGGTGCTCTCCTGGGACGACGCCACCATCGTCGGCCGCCTGGTGGATGGCGCCGTGCACACCACCGAGTGGCGCAAGGGCGCCCACGTGGAAGTGCCCGAGGCCGACGTGAACGCGCTCGCCCTCAGCCGCGAGAGCCGCACCCTGGAGGACGAAGAGGTGCGCGCCCTGCTCCAGGCCGAGCGCCCCAGCTAG
- a CDS encoding DMT family transporter: MNASSTSAFAPAPRAVSWSDLALISVIIIWGTNYTVVKGALESIPPLAFMSLRFAIASIAMALVLHVREGFIPLPRATVLKLVGLGLVGHTLYQFCFVMGVAHTTAANSGLLSSGTPVVTALLGALFGVDRLRRPLVMGLVLAIPGVVLIVLARGPGLDASTRVGDLFILGASLCWALYTVGLRWLGPGLSALRITALSMLTGAPGVILLGVPEVLSLEGATLGPGAWAGVVYSALVPLVLAYVVWSRSVQSVGSSRTALYSSGTPVVAALTAWAVRGERPTWVQAMGAVLVISGVLVSRRR, translated from the coding sequence TTGAACGCCTCCAGCACCTCCGCCTTCGCCCCCGCGCCCCGCGCGGTCTCCTGGTCCGACCTCGCCCTCATCTCCGTCATCATCATCTGGGGGACGAACTACACGGTGGTGAAGGGGGCCCTGGAGAGCATTCCCCCCCTGGCCTTCATGTCGCTGCGCTTCGCGATCGCGTCCATCGCCATGGCGCTCGTGCTCCATGTGCGCGAGGGCTTCATCCCCCTGCCCCGCGCCACCGTGCTCAAGCTCGTGGGGCTCGGACTGGTGGGCCACACGCTCTACCAGTTCTGCTTCGTCATGGGCGTGGCCCACACCACCGCCGCCAACAGCGGCCTGCTCTCCTCGGGCACGCCCGTGGTCACCGCCCTGCTCGGCGCCCTGTTCGGCGTGGATCGGCTGCGCCGGCCGCTGGTGATGGGGCTCGTGCTCGCCATCCCCGGCGTGGTGCTCATCGTCCTGGCCCGGGGCCCGGGACTGGATGCGTCCACGCGCGTGGGAGATCTCTTCATCCTCGGCGCCTCGCTGTGCTGGGCGCTGTACACCGTGGGGCTGCGCTGGCTCGGGCCGGGGCTGTCCGCGCTGCGCATCACCGCGCTCTCCATGCTCACCGGCGCCCCGGGCGTCATCCTCCTGGGCGTGCCCGAGGTGCTGTCCCTCGAGGGCGCCACCCTCGGCCCGGGCGCCTGGGCGGGCGTGGTGTACTCGGCGCTCGTCCCCCTGGTGCTGGCCTATGTCGTCTGGAGCCGCAGCGTGCAGTCGGTGGGCAGCAGCCGCACGGCGCTCTACAGCAGTGGAACGCCCGTGGTGGCCGCGCTCACCGCCTGGGCCGTGCGCGGCGAGCGCCCCACCTGGGTCCAGGCCATGGGCGCGGTGCTCGTCATCTCCGGGGTGCTCGTCAGCCGCAGGCGGTGA
- a CDS encoding sigma-54-dependent Fis family transcriptional regulator encodes MPSLLLLSGPSAGLRHELLGEATMGRSPSCELPLPEDDRMSRRHARFFVRGDQVHVEDLGSRNGTSVNGERITGEVALHPGDRVQVGKTLVLVSPSGPSIGVGEARGATRQEPVVEVLPHVGTEAALYSAGVALLGATSEAMVLRHLAEHALHALRAETSAALLGSIKGMLTAAVVGASSVEVPRDMARAAMEHAEQSRAEGVVCSPLVASGGLPFGLLYLERSEPPFTDAEARLAAMLGRLGGEAYAAVRSRASTPSGRVDMVGGSRSFRKVVEQARRASVSDAPVVLFGEPGTGKSLAARYIHARSPRALGPLVQVDCREASSLEEALFGRASTPGAPPMPSALLRADGGSLLLQHVDRLPRFMAERLARFLARKSAPAREGGEEAVDVRLLVTTHTPPRMLALQGELDESLALQLSGLELALPALRERRADIPSLFERFAARGTRSGRELPPVLTPEARRLLMEYTWPHNVRELELLSERLALLHAGASIPASALPPEFHQDAAPPSLSLQERVSRLERETIAEALRSAGGRKIVAARLLGISRPTLDKKIEDYGLTVERRRV; translated from the coding sequence ATGCCCTCCCTGCTGCTTCTCTCCGGTCCCAGCGCGGGCCTTCGACATGAACTCCTCGGAGAGGCGACGATGGGCCGCAGCCCCTCGTGTGAACTGCCCCTGCCCGAGGACGATCGGATGTCGCGCCGCCACGCGCGCTTCTTCGTGCGCGGGGACCAGGTGCACGTGGAGGACCTGGGGTCGCGCAATGGCACCTCGGTCAACGGCGAGCGCATCACCGGCGAGGTGGCGCTGCACCCCGGAGACCGCGTGCAGGTGGGCAAGACGCTGGTGCTCGTCTCGCCCTCCGGGCCGTCGATAGGCGTGGGCGAAGCGCGGGGGGCCACGCGCCAGGAGCCCGTCGTGGAGGTGCTGCCCCACGTGGGCACCGAGGCGGCGCTGTACTCGGCGGGGGTGGCGCTGCTGGGGGCCACCAGCGAGGCCATGGTGCTGCGGCACCTCGCCGAGCACGCGCTGCACGCGCTGCGCGCGGAGACGTCCGCGGCGCTGCTGGGCAGCATCAAGGGCATGCTCACCGCGGCCGTGGTGGGCGCCTCCTCCGTGGAGGTGCCTCGGGACATGGCCCGCGCCGCGATGGAGCACGCCGAGCAGAGCCGCGCGGAGGGCGTGGTGTGCTCGCCCCTGGTGGCCTCGGGCGGTCTTCCCTTCGGCCTGCTCTACCTGGAGCGCTCCGAGCCGCCCTTCACCGATGCGGAAGCGCGGCTGGCCGCCATGCTCGGCCGGCTCGGCGGCGAGGCCTATGCCGCGGTGCGCTCGCGCGCGAGCACGCCGTCCGGACGCGTGGACATGGTGGGCGGCTCGCGCTCCTTTCGCAAGGTGGTGGAGCAGGCCCGCCGCGCCTCCGTGAGCGACGCCCCCGTGGTGCTCTTCGGCGAGCCGGGCACCGGCAAGTCCCTGGCCGCCCGCTACATCCACGCGCGCTCTCCCCGGGCGCTCGGGCCGCTCGTGCAGGTGGATTGCCGCGAGGCCTCCTCGTTGGAGGAAGCGCTCTTTGGCCGCGCCAGCACGCCCGGCGCGCCGCCCATGCCCTCCGCGCTCCTGCGCGCCGATGGGGGCTCGCTGCTGCTCCAGCACGTGGATCGCCTGCCGCGCTTCATGGCCGAGCGGCTCGCCCGGTTCCTCGCCCGCAAGAGCGCTCCCGCGCGCGAGGGAGGCGAGGAGGCGGTGGATGTCCGGCTCCTGGTCACCACGCACACCCCGCCGCGCATGCTCGCCCTCCAGGGAGAACTCGACGAGTCGCTCGCCCTGCAGTTGTCGGGACTGGAGCTGGCACTGCCCGCGCTGCGCGAGCGTCGCGCCGACATCCCCTCGCTCTTCGAGCGCTTCGCCGCTCGGGGCACGCGCTCGGGCCGGGAGCTGCCCCCCGTGCTCACCCCCGAGGCGCGGCGCCTGCTCATGGAGTACACGTGGCCCCACAACGTGCGGGAACTGGAACTGCTCAGCGAGCGGCTCGCCCTGCTGCATGCCGGCGCGAGCATCCCCGCCTCGGCCCTTCCTCCCGAGTTCCACCAGGACGCCGCTCCCCCGTCGCTCTCGCTGCAGGAGCGCGTGTCTCGTTTGGAACGGGAGACCATCGCCGAGGCCTTGCGCTCGGCGGGGGGACGAAAGATCGTCGCCGCGCGGCTGTTGGGCATCAGCCGTCCAACCCTGGACAAGAAGATCGAGGATTATGGGCTCACCGTTGAACGCAGAAGGGTGTGA
- the rplQ gene encoding 50S ribosomal protein L17 produces MRHKVGQRKLHRTTSHRLAMLHNMVTSLLEHEAIRTTLPKAKEARALAERIITLGKRGGLSNVRLAERTVRNRVILKKVFGEYKERYASRPGGYTRIVRLGFRRGDGAEMALLELVDRPAKSTPVDAPETEAQGEASENKAE; encoded by the coding sequence ATGCGTCACAAGGTTGGACAACGGAAGCTCCACCGCACCACGAGCCACCGGCTCGCGATGCTGCACAACATGGTCACCTCGCTGCTCGAGCACGAGGCCATCCGCACCACGCTGCCCAAGGCCAAGGAGGCCCGGGCCCTCGCCGAGCGCATCATCACCCTCGGCAAGCGCGGCGGTCTGTCCAATGTGCGCCTCGCGGAGCGCACCGTCCGCAATCGCGTCATCCTGAAGAAGGTCTTCGGGGAGTACAAGGAGCGCTACGCCAGCCGTCCGGGTGGTTACACCCGCATCGTCCGGCTCGGGTTCCGTCGCGGCGACGGCGCCGAGATGGCCCTGCTGGAGTTGGTGGATCGTCCCGCCAAGAGCACCCCGGTCGACGCGCCGGAGACCGAGGCCCAGGGCGAGGCCTCCGAGAACAAGGCGGAGTAG
- a CDS encoding deoxynucleoside kinase: protein MARKKFIAIAGNIGAGKTELTSFLCRKYDLTPFFEPNEQNPYLADFYADMRTWAFRSQLFFLTTKFRLQRQLERSPGTVLQDRTLYEDAEIFAKNLHRQRFIDKRDWALYSDLYETFSQTLAPPDLMIYLRCPVRTLRQRIRLRGREMEQDIPPSYLKRLNGLYEEWFSGYKLSPVLVLPTDKLDYVTDLVDRVDLLRQIEKYL from the coding sequence TTGGCTCGAAAGAAGTTCATCGCGATCGCGGGAAACATCGGCGCGGGGAAGACGGAGCTCACGTCCTTCCTCTGCCGGAAGTACGACCTCACTCCCTTCTTCGAACCCAACGAGCAGAACCCCTACCTGGCCGACTTCTACGCGGACATGAGGACCTGGGCCTTCCGCTCCCAGCTCTTCTTCCTCACCACCAAGTTCCGCCTCCAGCGCCAGCTCGAGCGCTCGCCCGGCACCGTCCTGCAGGACCGGACGCTCTACGAGGACGCGGAAATCTTCGCCAAGAACCTCCACCGCCAGCGCTTCATCGACAAGCGCGACTGGGCCCTGTACTCGGACCTCTACGAGACGTTCTCCCAGACGCTCGCCCCGCCGGACCTGATGATCTACCTGCGCTGCCCCGTGCGCACCCTGCGCCAGCGCATCCGTCTGCGTGGACGGGAGATGGAACAGGACATCCCCCCCTCGTACCTCAAGCGGCTGAACGGCCTGTACGAGGAATGGTTCAGTGGCTACAAGTTGTCCCCCGTCCTGGTTCTCCCCACGGACAAGCTGGACTATGTGACGGACTTGGTGGACCGCGTGGACCTCTTGCGACAGATCGAGAAGTACTTGTGA
- a CDS encoding tetratricopeptide repeat protein, protein MPVPPCFPSWRTGVRHRLSAWICLLGLGLTTGCQHGAARRPLDARAQAREYLTKNQPERALPLLEAEAARAPEDLELARTLTEAHVKAGQAEAWIAELLRRNGQAERAVNHYMLGLAYFSRVSDAGSPAVAAFQRALELKPDEPEFHYRLGLALLESEQYAAAVGPLRRAAELAPERAGIRLPLAKALHRTGDEPGAVAALSVLVRKEPSPAEVATARALMNQLADPFTRFPKAAESKLEEGMRYLQELDAPHPAIIAFEEILRDYPDLAVVHALMGLAWQRLDDAGRAVEEFKRAIELAPADGKNHFYLGELYLARQRPEAALPHLEKAVELNPLLDMAWFRLGDIRLERKDLKAAGEAFRVLTHLEPDEAPPRGKLALVLQLEGDWAGAERELKHVVDKDPENLEFTLRLGILFTEQARQSTRLEERREAAAKAEQWLGKVLEAQPENAVASRALQQLKRP, encoded by the coding sequence TTGCCCGTCCCCCCTTGTTTCCCCTCCTGGCGCACGGGCGTGCGCCACCGGCTGAGTGCCTGGATCTGCCTGCTCGGCCTGGGGCTGACCACGGGCTGCCAGCATGGCGCCGCCAGGCGGCCACTCGACGCGCGTGCCCAGGCCCGCGAGTACCTCACGAAGAACCAGCCCGAGCGCGCCCTCCCCTTGCTGGAGGCCGAGGCGGCCCGGGCGCCGGAGGATCTGGAGCTGGCGCGCACGCTCACCGAGGCCCACGTGAAGGCGGGCCAGGCGGAGGCGTGGATCGCCGAGTTGCTCCGCCGCAACGGCCAGGCGGAGCGGGCGGTGAACCACTACATGCTGGGGCTCGCGTATTTCTCGCGGGTGTCGGACGCGGGCTCGCCCGCGGTGGCCGCCTTCCAGCGGGCCCTGGAGCTGAAGCCGGACGAGCCCGAGTTCCATTACCGCCTGGGGCTCGCGCTGCTGGAGTCCGAGCAGTACGCGGCGGCGGTGGGCCCGTTGCGCCGGGCGGCCGAGCTGGCTCCGGAGCGCGCGGGCATCCGCCTGCCACTGGCCAAGGCGCTGCATCGCACCGGGGACGAGCCGGGGGCGGTGGCGGCCCTGTCCGTGCTGGTGAGGAAGGAGCCGAGCCCCGCCGAGGTGGCGACGGCGCGAGCGCTGATGAACCAGCTGGCGGACCCGTTCACGCGCTTTCCCAAGGCGGCCGAGTCCAAGCTGGAGGAAGGCATGCGCTACCTCCAGGAGTTGGACGCGCCCCACCCGGCCATCATCGCCTTCGAGGAGATCCTCCGGGACTACCCGGACCTGGCGGTGGTGCACGCGCTGATGGGGCTGGCGTGGCAGCGCCTGGATGACGCGGGCCGGGCGGTCGAGGAGTTCAAGCGGGCCATCGAGCTGGCGCCGGCGGACGGCAAGAACCACTTCTACCTGGGGGAGCTGTACCTGGCGAGGCAGCGGCCGGAAGCGGCGCTGCCGCATCTGGAGAAGGCGGTGGAGCTCAACCCGCTGTTGGACATGGCGTGGTTCCGGCTCGGCGACATCCGGCTGGAGCGCAAGGACCTGAAGGCCGCGGGCGAGGCCTTCCGGGTGCTGACGCACCTGGAGCCGGACGAGGCGCCGCCGCGGGGCAAGTTGGCGCTGGTGCTCCAGCTCGAGGGCGACTGGGCGGGGGCGGAGCGCGAGCTGAAGCACGTGGTGGACAAGGATCCGGAGAACCTCGAGTTCACCCTGCGCCTGGGCATCCTGTTCACCGAGCAGGCACGCCAGTCCACGCGTCTGGAAGAGCGCCGGGAAGCGGCGGCGAAGGCGGAGCAGTGGCTCGGCAAGGTGCTCGAGGCCCAGCCGGAGAACGCGGTCGCCTCGCGGGCCTTGCAGCAACTCAAGCGGCCGTGA
- a CDS encoding protein-tyrosine phosphatase family protein, producing the protein MVEIWPGLHVGNELDYENTVRHQTGWSVVHACKEPYHRGALGYRTPLVSEAHPEALVARRGARLMLNLVDMTDPAYIPKDAIDAALAFIHEALGAGQRVLLHCNQGSSRSPTIAFLYLVAHTRRFATQTFEEAALEFRVLYPGYAPALGMYEFARQHFEAYRASRPA; encoded by the coding sequence ATGGTGGAGATCTGGCCAGGACTGCATGTCGGCAACGAACTCGACTACGAGAACACCGTGCGGCACCAGACGGGGTGGAGCGTCGTCCACGCCTGCAAGGAGCCCTATCACCGCGGGGCCCTGGGCTACCGCACGCCCCTGGTGTCCGAGGCCCATCCCGAGGCCCTGGTGGCGCGGCGGGGCGCGCGGCTCATGCTCAACCTCGTCGACATGACGGATCCCGCGTACATCCCCAAGGACGCCATCGACGCGGCGCTCGCCTTCATCCACGAGGCGCTGGGCGCGGGACAGCGGGTGTTGCTGCACTGCAACCAGGGCTCCTCGCGCTCGCCCACCATCGCGTTTCTCTATCTGGTGGCGCACACCCGGCGCTTCGCGACCCAGACGTTCGAGGAGGCGGCGCTGGAGTTCCGCGTCCTCTATCCCGGGTACGCGCCCGCGCTGGGCATGTACGAGTTCGCGCGGCAGCACTTCGAGGCGTACCGGGCCTCGCGTCCCGCCTGA